The Leptolyngbyaceae cyanobacterium DNA window GATGAATTCGCTAGCTTACCAGGTTATCAAATCACTGAACAATTATACACGAGTACGCGCACCCTTGTCTATAGAGGTATTCGTACCAGCGACCAAAAAACCGTCGCCATCAAACTATTGCGAAATGAATACCCCAATTTTAACGAAATCGTCCAATTTCGCAACCAATATACCATTGCCAAAAATCTCGATTTTCCTAGCATTATCAAACCCTTAACCGTAGAAGTGTATCGCAATGGCTATGCTTTAGTGATGGAAGATTTTGGCGGAATTTCCCTATCAGATCATCTCAGAGCATCCCCAGATGAAAATATTAAATCTAAATTATTGCCTTTAGAAGAATTTCTCAAAATAGCTATTCAACTCACGGATTGTTTGCACTATTTATACCAAAATAAAGTCATACACAAAGATATCAAACCCTCCAATATTCTGATTAATCCAAGCACCAAAAAAGTAAAATTAATTGATTTTAGTATTGCTTCTATCCTACCGAAAGAAAGTCAAGAAATTCAGAACGCTCATGATTTAGAAGGTACTTTAGCATATCTTTCCCCCGAACAAACTGGACGAATGAATCGAGGTGTAGATTATCGCAGCGATTTTTATTCTCTGGGAATAACATTTTACGAATTATTAACAGGACAATTACCATTTAGGTCAGAAGACCCTATGGAATTAGTACATTTTCACCTAGCTAAACAACCGACACCCCCGCATCAAGTTAACTGGGAAATTCCCTTAGTTTTATCAGAAATTGTCAGTAAATTAATTACTAAAAACGCCGAAGATCGTTATCAGACAGCATTAGGAATTAAGCACGATTTAGAAGTTTGTTTAACTCAATTGCAAACTACAGGCACAATAGAACCGTTTGAAATCGGCAAGCAAGATATTAGCGATCGCTTTCTCATTCCCGAAAAACTATATGGCAGAGAAGCGGAAGTAAATCAACTGTTAAATGCGTTCGATCGCGTCGCCGATGGCGCTACAGAAATGATGTTAGTAGCGGGTTTTTCTGGAATTGGAAAAACCGCCGTAGTGAATGAAGTACATAAACCAATTGTCAGAAAACGGGGCTATTTTATCAAAGGCAAATATGACCAATTTCAACGTCATATTCCCTTTTCAGCCTTCGTGCAAGCTTTTCGATATTTAATGGAGCAACTATTATCAGAACCAGACGAACAATTGCAAACATGGAAAACCAAGATTCTCGAAGCGCTGGGAGAGAACGGGCAAGTTTTAATTGATGTAATCCCTGAATTAGAAAACATCATCGATCGACAACCACCAGCCATAGAATTATCAGGAACAGCCGCCCAAAATCGCTTTAATTTACTATTTCAAAAATTTGTCAAAGTTTTTACTAGCAAAGAACATCCCTTAGTGATATTTTTAGATGACTTGCAATGGGCTGATTCTGCTTCACTGAATTTGCTCTCATTATTGATGCAAGAATCTGGGCATCTCTTAATATTAGGTGCTTATCGAAATAATGAAGTTTCCCCCGTTCATCCCTTCATTTTAACAGTAGATGAACTTATCAAAACTGGGTCAACGGTAAATACGATTACATTACCGTCGTTAAGAGAGTCGGATATCAATCAATTAGTATCAGATACGCTGAATTGCCAGCTATCTTTTGCCCAGCCTTTGACAAAATTAATTTATCAAAAAACTCTAGGAAATCCTTTTTTCGCTACTCAATTTATCAAAGCATTACATGATGACAACCTAATAACCTTTAATTGGGATATCCAGCATTGGCAGTGCGATATTGCCCAAATTAACGCCTTAGCAATTACTAATGATGTGGTTGAATTCATGACATTGCAATTGCAGAAATTGCCAATCCCAACTCAGGATGTCTTAAAGTTGGCTGCTTGTATTGGTGCTCAGTTCGATTTGCATACTTTGGCGATCGTTTCACAGCAATCGGAAACAGAGGCGGCAACGGTTTTATGGAGAGCATTGCAGGAAGGTTTTATTTTACCGATTAGTAATATTTACAAGTTTTACCAGATTGATGGGAATCTTAAATTCAGCCCGGAAGATGAAAATGCTAATAAACAAAATGCTAAATATAGATTTCTGCACGATCGCGTTCAACAAGCCGCTTATTCTCTAATTCCCAAAAACCAAAAACAAGTAACTCATCTCAAAATCGGTCAACTGCTCCAACAGAAATTATCCGAAATAGAAAAAGAAGAAAAACTATTTGATATTGTCGGGCATTTGAATTTAGGAATTGAGTTAATTAATCAAGCGGTGGAACGGGAAGTCTTAGCCCGACTGAACTTAGCAGCAGCACGGAAAGCCAGAAATTCAACAGCTTATTCAGCTGCCAGAAATTTTGTGCAAACGGGGATTGAGTTGCTCGCGGAAAACTGCTGGCAAAATCAGTACGAATTAACCTTGAATCTTTATGTGGTTGCGGCGGAAACTGCCTACTTGAATGCCGATTTTGATGGGATGGAAAAAATGGCCGCAGAAGTTTTGCGATCGGCTAAAACGATCCTAGATAAAGTAAAGATATTTGAGATTCAAATCAACGCACTGACTGCAAAGACTCAGATATTAGAAGCGATCGCTGTAGGCAGAGTCGCTCTAGCACAATTGGGGATCGAACTGCCCTCCGAACCTGATGAAGCTTTGACTGGCGCAGCACTACAAACTCTTGCCAAACAACTCGAAGGCAAACAGATCGAGGAATTGATTGACCTCCCCGTGATGAGCGAGCCTCGAACAATTGCAGCGATGCAGCTATTAACAATGTTGTTTGCGCCCATTCTGCAAGCAAATCCGGGCTTGCTGCCCGTACTTGGCTGCACGATGGTGAGTTTATCACTTCAATTTGGAAATGCACCGACATCAACGATCGGATATGTAACTTATGGCATGGTGCTGTCTACTTTTTTGGGAGAAGTAGAAAGGGGATATAGTTTTGGGCGAGTAGCTTTGAGCTTACTCGATCGCTTGAACGTGCGCGAGTTTAAGTGTGTAACCTTATTGTTGTTTTGTGGCTTTATTCAGCATCGTCGAGAAGCAGTAAGGGCTACAATCTCAACGGCAAAAGAAGCTTTTTTAGCTGGTATGGAAATCGGTGATTTCCTCTATGCTGGCTACAGCATATTTAATTATTTTTACGATCGATTCTTCGCTGGAGTAAATCTGGATGATTGGGAACCGGAAATCGAAAATTACTGTGTTGTCTTAGCCAATATAAAGCAAGATTCTGCTTTGGCTTACCTAAAAATGCAGCAACAAACAGTGGAGAATTTGAGGTCAATTATTAATCAACCGGATTTATTAAGCGGTACTGCATACGATGAAAGTTTGATGATTCCTAAGTACCATCAGGATAATGATTTTAATGCGTTAGGTTTTGTTTATACCTACAAATTAATGCTTGCCTATCTTTTTGGTGACTGCACTAACGCCCTAGATTACATTGTCCAAGCTAACCGTTCTTCGATCGCCACAGCAGGACAAGTTCATACTCCTGTTTTCCATTTTTATGCCGGATTAACCTATTTGGCACTATTTTCTACCCAGTCAGAAATTGAGCGAGCTAACACTCTTGAGGAGGTGAAAATCCATCAAACTACGCTAGCTCAATGGGCGTACCATGCACCGATGAATCACCAACATAGGATTGACTTAATAGAGGCAGAAAAATGCCGAGTTTTAGGTAATAATTACGAAGCGGGAGATCGGTACGATCGCGCAATTGCCAAAGCCAAGCAAAACGAGTATATCCAAGAAGAAGCCTTAGCTAATGAACTAGCAGGTAAATTTTATTTGGACTGGGGCAAAGAAAAAGTTGCTACTGGTTATATGCAGGAAGCATACTACTGTTACGCGCGATGGGGCGCAAAGGCGAAAGTTGCTTATTTAGAACAACACTATCCCCAACTACTAGGGACTATTCTAAAACCGATTAACCCAGCGATCGCATCTGGAGGAACGATATCGCCAACTCCGATCGGAAGCGTAACTAGCACCAGTAGCAGCAGCGTGGATTTATGGTTGAATTTTCCGGCGGTGATGAAAGCTGCACGAGCAATTTCGCAGGAAATTGAATTAGAGAAATTGTTAGCTACTTTGATGCAAATTGCGATCGCGTCGGCGGGATCTCAAACGGGAATTTTAGTGATTCATCAAGAAGGAAAATGGTTAGTAGTAGCTAAAGCTAATCAAAACCAGATAGAAAACTGGCAAATTCCTCTGGATGAATGTCAAGAATTACCCCAAAGTTTGATTTATTCTGTAGCCAGAAGTCAAAAAACAGCGGTTTTCGATCGCTTGAGCGCTTCTACTCAATTTGCAGGCGATCCTTATATCATCGCTCACCAGCCTAAATCAGTTTTATGTATTCCGATTAGCAAGCAGGGAAAAACCCTAGCGATTTTGTATTTAGAAAATAATCTTACAGTGGGAGCATTTACTAGCGATCGGATCGAAACTCTCCAAATCCTTACTGCTCAAGCTGCTATCTCGATCGAAAATGCGCGTTTATACCGACAAGTCGAGCAATATTCTCACAGTTTGGAAGCAGAAGTAGAGCGAAAAACTAAAGATTTAACTCAAAAAGCTGCCGATCTAGAGCAAGCATTGCAAAATCTACAACAAACCCAATCACAATTAATTCAGAGTGAGAAAATGTCAGCCCTCGGTCAATTGGTAGCGGGGATAGCACACGAAATTAATAATCCAGTGAATTTTATTTATGGGAATCTTCAGCCTACAGAAAATTATCTGAAAAATTTGCTGAGTTTGTTGGAATTGTATCAGCAAGAATACCCGCAAAAAAATTTATTAATTCAGGCGAAAACTGAAGAAATAGAGTTAGATTTTATCAGAGAAGATTTTATAAAAATTCTGCAATCGATGAAGCTGGGAAGCGAACGAATTAAGCAAATTATTCTGAGCTTGCGGAATTTTTCGCGCTTAGATGAATCCGACATGAAAGCGGTAGATTTACACACCGGAATTGAAAGCACTTTACTAATTTTACAAAATCGCTTGCAAGGGAGCAATAATCAACCCAAAGTAGAAGTCATTAAAGACTATGGTGACCTTCCCAATGTCACCTGTTATGCTGGTGAGATGAACCAAGTGTTTATGAGTATTATTAGTAATGCTCTTGATGCTCTCAAGCAAGTTAGTAAAACTAATAAAAATCCCTTTATTCGGATTCAGACTGAAGTTATAGAAAATCAGCGAGTAAGAATTGCGATCGCTGATAATGGTTGTGGAATTCCCCCTCACATTCAAGAGCGCATCTTCGAGCCGTTTTTTACAACTAAACCAGTGGGGAGCGGTACGGGTTTGGGTTTATCCGTCAGCTATGCGATTATCAAAAAACATGGGGGAAAATTAACTTGTCATTCCACGGTGGGTAGCGGCGCAGAATTTGCGATCGAAATTCCCATAAAGTACGTGGGGTAATATCGTTGATGCAAATGTTTGCTACAAACCTTGATTTCTCGTAACTTTGCGTAAGTCCTAATTAAAATCAAAACCCGCCCATCCTTACAATCTCTAGCAAACATTTAGGTAATCTATATAATACCAAATCCGGGTTGATTACTTCCTTTTACCTCGATCGCGATCGGCTATAGAGACGTTTCATGAAACGTCTCTACAATGTTTAGGCCAAAAATTAACGCGGATACCCATTAGCTATTTAATCGAGTAACCAAGTATTCACGGCAAAATCAACAGGTTTTTTATTGGGATCTGACTTGCCAATTTTCCGCTCGATCGGCCTATATGCAGGAAGTGCGCTTGTTTTTGTTTCTTTCTCTTTCTTGTCTTCTTGCTCTTTTTCTTGCTTTAAAGCATTCACTTCTTCAATTAATTTAGAATTAGATTCAGCTAATTGGAGAGCTTCTTTTTTAGTTTTTTCAAGCTCTGTTTTGAGAGATTTAACTTGCTCTAAATCTTTTTTAGCTTTTTCAAGCTCTGCCTTGAGAGACTTAACTTGTTCTAAATCTTTTTTTAACTTTTGTACCTGGGATTTTTCTTCGGATAATTCTGCTTGTAAATCGATCACTTGCTGCTGTAAAGCAACTTCGTGTTCTTGTGCCACTTCTAGTTTTTGCGCTTGTTCCAAAGCCGCACGCAATTCCGCTACAGTTGCTTCTAACTCAGCTTTAGTAGGATTAGAACTTTTAGCAGGTTTTCCATTATCGGAAGATTCAGCAGATAATGGCTCTGGTGTAGCAGTATCTTCTTCTACAACTTCCGTTGCCGTCGTATCTACAATTGGTTTATCTTCAGTATCCGGTAACTTTTGTGCTTCTTGACGTAGCAAATCCGAGAGACGTTTTTTAGTAGCCATTATTTTTTCCAATCTCGCTGTAACTCATCTGCAACGCGGCGGTAGTCTGCCTCAGCTTCCCGTCCATTCTTGCCTCGCCATTCGTTAATCGGTACTCCCTCTAGTGCCGCTCGTTCGTGAGCTTTGTAAGCACGAACAAAGGCATTACAGGCGGGAATTCCCAGTTCCATCAAGGTGTTTTGAGCTTCGAGTGCTTCTCCTAAACTGCGGGAATCCACCTTAGTCAGCAGCACCCGATGAGCAATTCCCATCGGCGTTACTGCTTCCCGTACCGTGTCGATTAGCACGGCAAGATCCATCGGCGCTGGGGGTGTGGGCAGAATGAGATAATCTGCGATCGCTACTACCGCCGCTAATGCTTCCGATCGCAGCGCCGGAGGTGTATCCACCACAACTAAATCATATCCTTCTATCTTGCGTAAACGGTTCAAAAGTTGGGGATTTGTTTCTTGAACTAAGTCCAAGTTCCATTTTTCTTTACCGCGCTCGATCCACCAACTAGCAGATCCTTGAATATCTGCATCTACTAAAAGAACCTTTTTCTTCCGCGAGAAGGTAGCAGCAAGATTGACTGCTGTAGTAGTTTTACCGACTCCGCCTTTGCCGTTGAGGATAGCGATGATTCTTGGCACTGCTTGCTTCCGACACTCACATTCTTTTCCGAAATATACCGCTTTATCTACCACTTTTCGGATCTGAAATCTGAGAATTAGCCATTATTAGAAACAGTAGCTTCAATAGAAAAACTTTTATGACATTTAGTAACAAACTACCAGATGGGCCAAATACTGCCAGACTGCCGCGAATGCTGAAATTCGTGTTTCAGCCAGTCAAGTACCTAGAGGATTACAGTAAAGTTTATGGCGATACCTTTGCCATTAAAGGGCGTCAGGGTATCCCCCTGGTTTACTTTAGCCGACCGGAGGCACTGCAAGCCATTTTTGCGGCTGATTATCACCAAGTAGAGGTAGGTGCTCGGAATCGGGATTTGGAATTTCTCCTGGGAAGTAATTCTCTGATTTTACTGGATGGCGATCGTCATCAGCGCCAACGCCAACTCCTCACCCCTCCTTTCCACGGCGAAAGGATGCGTGCTTACGGCGAAACTATCTGCCAAATTACCCAGCAGGTAACAAACGAGTGGAAAATTGGCAAACCTTTCAAAATTCGCCACACCATGCAGGAAATCACTCTCCGAGTCATCTTACAGGTTGTATTTGGTGTAGATGAAGGACAACGTTTGCACCAACTACATCAAAATATCAATTCATTACTAGAATTGTTGGGTTCTTCCTTATTATCCAGTTCGTTCTTTTTCCGCTTTCTGCAAACAGATTTTGGCCCTTGGAGTCCGTGGGGAAGAATTTTGCATTTGCGCCAACAAGTTGACGAATTAATTTACGATCAAATCCGAGAACGTCGAGCAGAATCTAATCAAAATCGGCAAGATATTCTCAGCTTAATGATGTCTGCTCGTTATGAAGACGGGCAACCAATGAGCGATCGAGAATTACGCGACGAATTAATGACATTGCTAGTAGCTGGACATGAAACTACTGCTTCCGCTTTAAGTTGGGCTTTTTATTGGGCCGATCGATTACCTGAAGTAAGAGAGAAACTATTAAACGAACTCGATTCTGTTGGCGATAATCCAGACCCTACTACGATTGCAAGATTGCCTTACTTAACAGCATTTTGCCAAGAGACTTTGCGGATATATCCAATTGTCATGAATGGTTTCCCTCGAATTGTCAAATCTCCAGTCGAAATCATGGGTTATAAATTAGAACCAAAAACAGTCATCATACCCAGTATTTATTTAGCACATCATCGAGAAGAAGTTTACCCTCAACCCAAACAATTCAAACCAGAACGTTTCTTAGAAAAGCAATATTCCCAATACGAATACTTCCCATTTGGTGGCGGAAATCGCCGCTGTATTGGTATGGCATTTGCCCAATATGAAATGAAATTAGTTTTAGCAACAATTTTGTCTCGCTTTCAAGTTTCTCTGGTTAACAAACGTCCCGTTCGCCCCGTTCGTCGCGGTTTAACTGTAGCAGCGCCAGCCGGATTGAAAATGGTAGCAAATCTCAGAAACTAATTTTGTGCGAAACTCCGTAAAATCATGAAATAACATAGAAACTTAAATCAAAATTATGTATATATCAACAAGCCTTTACGAAACAGACTTCTATGCCTGGACTCAACAACAAATCAGCCTGCTTAAATCTCAGCAATGGCACGAATTAGATACAAATAATTTGATTGAGGAAATAGAAACTTTGGGTAGAAAAGAACGGCAAGAACTGAGAAACCGATTGGGAATATTGCTAGGGCATTTGCTGAAATGGCAATTTCAACCTGACAAACGTACCAATAGCTGGGTAGGCACTATTCGCGAACAACGGATTCAAATTAAACTCCTTTTGAAGGATAGCCCTAGTTTAAAACCATATCTAGATGAAATTTTCTTTATTGCTTACGAACTAGGTTTAGCTTTGGCTATTCGAGAAACTAATTTAGGAGAAAAAGTTTTTCCAGAAGTATGCCCTTATACTCCAGAACAAACCATGAATCCTGAATTTTTACCAGATTAATACCATCGTCTAGGTTTCCTCTCTGAAACTATTTTTGTTTGTCATATGTTAATCCATGCAGAATACGACAAAGAGAACTAAAAAAATGACGATTGGTATACGTAACAATAACGCCTATATTGAATTAATCAAAAATTTTCCTCCTCGTCCAATTAATTCTGAGAAAGAGTTACTTGCTACTCAGAAAGTAATTGATTCTCTAATCGATCGCAGTGAACTAACTCCAGATGAACAAGACTATCTAAATGTCTTAGGTTCTCTTGTTTATGAATATCAACAACTTCATCACGAACCAATACCCGATATTTGGGGTATAGAGTTAATTAAAGCACTTTTAGTAGAATCAAATTTACAACCAAAAGACTTAATTCCTATTTTGGAAAGCGAGTCGGTTGTATCGGAAGTTTTAAGTGGAATTCGCCAATTAACAAACAGCTATATTCAAAAATTAGCTGATTTTTTTCAAATGTCTCCTGATGATTTTTACAACTCAGATCAGAAATAATATCATATATAGCAACCGTCAAGGCGGTTAAGGCATTATTAATTGCTGAAATTCTCACTCCTAATCCCTTCTTCCCTAGCCCCTTGCTATACCTTTGATTACCAGTTTGTAATGAGGACTTTAGTTCCCGGTATAAGGACTAAAGTCCTTACTACAAACTATGTTTATATAGCAGGTATGAAATCAGATTTTTCTTTCAGTAAAAAACGTTATTAAAGGTTCCCAAGGATGGGAATGGTGGGTTACGGCACGGTTCGTTAATTATTGGATTTTAAGGAAGAATTTATCGCCCGTGCCTAACACACCCTACGATTTAATATGATTTAATAATATTTTGGTGATTTACTTATTATTTGTTATTGCATTTTGCCTATTCAACACAACTCGCTCACCATAATTGAGTAACTTTTCCAAACTTGCCAAACGATTATCCCAAGTTTGAATTTGATATAAATTTTGTAAAGAAGCTGAACTTACTAAACTACGGAATTGAGAACGAAATGATTTTAAAGCATTCTTTGCTTCTGCTAAGTTACTAGCATTTTGCTGTTGAGATAATTGATTTAAAGCCGTGGCAAGTGCTTCTGTTTGAGTGCGCCAAGCATCTTTAGCTGAATCTGCTAATTGCATTTGATTTGTTTGCAATAAAAAATTCCATTCTCGTTGGAGAGAAGCATAACTAGAAGCGGCAGCAGCAAAAGGTTGGCGATAAGGAATTGGCTCTTTATTAGTAGTTTGTATTGTACCTTGGGTGCGACTGAAAATAGATTGTAATTGACCGCTCAAATGCTCGAATGCGAATAAGGAATATCCGCCATTGGGTAAATCTCTAACAAATTGAATTTGATCGATCGCACTCACTTCCGGTAAGTTTAATAGCAAAATCCCTGGCAACACTAAAGTAGCGCTTAAATTGGGATGACTCAGCCAAGGTTGAGTTAATTGGGCAAAGCGATTAGTATCTTGAGCGTAAGCCATTGGTACAATTAGATCGACATCACCTCTTTTCGCCCACAGTTCCCAATTTTGTTGCAATTTTTGGATTCTTTCTGCTTCCGGATAACCGAAAACCGCAGCAGATAAAATTAAACTGGATCGGCGTTGGCGCACTAATTGAGCTACTTCTGACACAAAAGAATTAACTTGATTAGCGCGAAACTCAGTCCACTTTTGCCAAAGGGCGCGATTACTGGGAGAAACTTGAATTGGATCGACGCCATTCATTTCTTTAAATAACTTACGCGCTGCTTTTCCATAACCGTAAGTTTCCCCGCGACTGGGGTCTTGAAATGGATAGCGAATATAATCTAATTGCAATCCATCAACTTTATAACGGCTGATAATTTCATCGAATAATTTGATTAAATATTGTCGTGCTTCTAGATTCGCCGGGTCTAAAAATGGCTTGGTTTGTCCGGCTGGAATCATGTTACCTTTGCGATCGTAATTTGCCCAATCGGGATGAGCAGCCAAAATCGGGCCAGGATAATTGGGCGGTTGATTGAGAATACCATTATGGCGTTGATTACCAGCCGCAAAAGTCCACACCCAAGCGTGTAACTCCATTCCCCGTTCGTGAGCTAATTTCACCGCCGCCTCTAACGGGTCCCAACCTTTAGTAAGGGGGTTTTGCTCTGGTGCAACTTGACTGGGATAGATAGTATAACCAGCATTAACGGTTTCAAAGAAAACTGTATTAATGCCAGCTTGCGCGAGACGATCGAATATTTTCGCCAATCCCTGTTCCGAACCAGCTTGTACGATACTACCCCGGTCTAGCCAAATGGCGCGAATTTCCGGCTGTTTGATCGGGCGATCGATCGGGTAAAGATTCCACAAACTCTGACGAGCTTGTAACCATTGACTTCTGGCATTTCCATAATCCCCTTTAGTGATTAATTCGGGAAATACTTTCAATATTTCTCTAGCTTTTTGA harbors:
- a CDS encoding family 10 glycosylhydrolase, with amino-acid sequence PHPPTTASPAPVDPTERVATAAIRVTPNTEKISANEAQAMRQELENLIGRVESALLAANSVDSKVAGEPATKETTAVNVTPTNVASTTLISTSSSPSSTLQKAREILKVFPELITKGDYGNARSQWLQARQSLWNLYPIDRPIKQPEIRAIWLDRGSIVQAGSEQGLAKIFDRLAQAGINTVFFETVNAGYTIYPSQVAPEQNPLTKGWDPLEAAVKLAHERGMELHAWVWTFAAGNQRHNGILNQPPNYPGPILAAHPDWANYDRKGNMIPAGQTKPFLDPANLEARQYLIKLFDEIISRYKVDGLQLDYIRYPFQDPSRGETYGYGKAARKLFKEMNGVDPIQVSPSNRALWQKWTEFRANQVNSFVSEVAQLVRQRRSSLILSAAVFGYPEAERIQKLQQNWELWAKRGDVDLIVPMAYAQDTNRFAQLTQPWLSHPNLSATLVLPGILLLNLPEVSAIDQIQFVRDLPNGGYSLFAFEHLSGQLQSIFSRTQGTIQTTNKEPIPYRQPFAAAASSYASLQREWNFLLQTNQMQLADSAKDAWRTQTEALATALNQLSQQQNASNLAEAKNALKSFRSQFRSLVSSASLQNLYQIQTWDNRLASLEKLLNYGERVVLNRQNAITNNK
- a CDS encoding AAA family ATPase, coding for MDEFASLPGYQITEQLYTSTRTLVYRGIRTSDQKTVAIKLLRNEYPNFNEIVQFRNQYTIAKNLDFPSIIKPLTVEVYRNGYALVMEDFGGISLSDHLRASPDENIKSKLLPLEEFLKIAIQLTDCLHYLYQNKVIHKDIKPSNILINPSTKKVKLIDFSIASILPKESQEIQNAHDLEGTLAYLSPEQTGRMNRGVDYRSDFYSLGITFYELLTGQLPFRSEDPMELVHFHLAKQPTPPHQVNWEIPLVLSEIVSKLITKNAEDRYQTALGIKHDLEVCLTQLQTTGTIEPFEIGKQDISDRFLIPEKLYGREAEVNQLLNAFDRVADGATEMMLVAGFSGIGKTAVVNEVHKPIVRKRGYFIKGKYDQFQRHIPFSAFVQAFRYLMEQLLSEPDEQLQTWKTKILEALGENGQVLIDVIPELENIIDRQPPAIELSGTAAQNRFNLLFQKFVKVFTSKEHPLVIFLDDLQWADSASLNLLSLLMQESGHLLILGAYRNNEVSPVHPFILTVDELIKTGSTVNTITLPSLRESDINQLVSDTLNCQLSFAQPLTKLIYQKTLGNPFFATQFIKALHDDNLITFNWDIQHWQCDIAQINALAITNDVVEFMTLQLQKLPIPTQDVLKLAACIGAQFDLHTLAIVSQQSETEAATVLWRALQEGFILPISNIYKFYQIDGNLKFSPEDENANKQNAKYRFLHDRVQQAAYSLIPKNQKQVTHLKIGQLLQQKLSEIEKEEKLFDIVGHLNLGIELINQAVEREVLARLNLAAARKARNSTAYSAARNFVQTGIELLAENCWQNQYELTLNLYVVAAETAYLNADFDGMEKMAAEVLRSAKTILDKVKIFEIQINALTAKTQILEAIAVGRVALAQLGIELPSEPDEALTGAALQTLAKQLEGKQIEELIDLPVMSEPRTIAAMQLLTMLFAPILQANPGLLPVLGCTMVSLSLQFGNAPTSTIGYVTYGMVLSTFLGEVERGYSFGRVALSLLDRLNVREFKCVTLLLFCGFIQHRREAVRATISTAKEAFLAGMEIGDFLYAGYSIFNYFYDRFFAGVNLDDWEPEIENYCVVLANIKQDSALAYLKMQQQTVENLRSIINQPDLLSGTAYDESLMIPKYHQDNDFNALGFVYTYKLMLAYLFGDCTNALDYIVQANRSSIATAGQVHTPVFHFYAGLTYLALFSTQSEIERANTLEEVKIHQTTLAQWAYHAPMNHQHRIDLIEAEKCRVLGNNYEAGDRYDRAIAKAKQNEYIQEEALANELAGKFYLDWGKEKVATGYMQEAYYCYARWGAKAKVAYLEQHYPQLLGTILKPINPAIASGGTISPTPIGSVTSTSSSSVDLWLNFPAVMKAARAISQEIELEKLLATLMQIAIASAGSQTGILVIHQEGKWLVVAKANQNQIENWQIPLDECQELPQSLIYSVARSQKTAVFDRLSASTQFAGDPYIIAHQPKSVLCIPISKQGKTLAILYLENNLTVGAFTSDRIETLQILTAQAAISIENARLYRQVEQYSHSLEAEVERKTKDLTQKAADLEQALQNLQQTQSQLIQSEKMSALGQLVAGIAHEINNPVNFIYGNLQPTENYLKNLLSLLELYQQEYPQKNLLIQAKTEEIELDFIREDFIKILQSMKLGSERIKQIILSLRNFSRLDESDMKAVDLHTGIESTLLILQNRLQGSNNQPKVEVIKDYGDLPNVTCYAGEMNQVFMSIISNALDALKQVSKTNKNPFIRIQTEVIENQRVRIAIADNGCGIPPHIQERIFEPFFTTKPVGSGTGLGLSVSYAIIKKHGGKLTCHSTVGSGAEFAIEIPIKYVG
- a CDS encoding DUF29 domain-containing protein, which translates into the protein MYISTSLYETDFYAWTQQQISLLKSQQWHELDTNNLIEEIETLGRKERQELRNRLGILLGHLLKWQFQPDKRTNSWVGTIREQRIQIKLLLKDSPSLKPYLDEIFFIAYELGLALAIRETNLGEKVFPEVCPYTPEQTMNPEFLPD
- a CDS encoding ParA family protein; amino-acid sequence: MPRIIAILNGKGGVGKTTTAVNLAATFSRKKKVLLVDADIQGSASWWIERGKEKWNLDLVQETNPQLLNRLRKIEGYDLVVVDTPPALRSEALAAVVAIADYLILPTPPAPMDLAVLIDTVREAVTPMGIAHRVLLTKVDSRSLGEALEAQNTLMELGIPACNAFVRAYKAHERAALEGVPINEWRGKNGREAEADYRRVADELQRDWKK
- a CDS encoding transcriptional regulator is translated as MTIGIRNNNAYIELIKNFPPRPINSEKELLATQKVIDSLIDRSELTPDEQDYLNVLGSLVYEYQQLHHEPIPDIWGIELIKALLVESNLQPKDLIPILESESVVSEVLSGIRQLTNSYIQKLADFFQMSPDDFYNSDQK
- a CDS encoding cytochrome P450, which produces MTFSNKLPDGPNTARLPRMLKFVFQPVKYLEDYSKVYGDTFAIKGRQGIPLVYFSRPEALQAIFAADYHQVEVGARNRDLEFLLGSNSLILLDGDRHQRQRQLLTPPFHGERMRAYGETICQITQQVTNEWKIGKPFKIRHTMQEITLRVILQVVFGVDEGQRLHQLHQNINSLLELLGSSLLSSSFFFRFLQTDFGPWSPWGRILHLRQQVDELIYDQIRERRAESNQNRQDILSLMMSARYEDGQPMSDRELRDELMTLLVAGHETTASALSWAFYWADRLPEVREKLLNELDSVGDNPDPTTIARLPYLTAFCQETLRIYPIVMNGFPRIVKSPVEIMGYKLEPKTVIIPSIYLAHHREEVYPQPKQFKPERFLEKQYSQYEYFPFGGGNRRCIGMAFAQYEMKLVLATILSRFQVSLVNKRPVRPVRRGLTVAAPAGLKMVANLRN